A genomic region of Natronoarchaeum mannanilyticum contains the following coding sequences:
- a CDS encoding acyl-CoA thioesterase, with amino-acid sequence MPALCDTYIENRHRVQPNHANNYETAHGGNVMKWMDEDGAMSAMRFAGHACVTANVDELDFKRPVPVGDTVLVEAFVYDAGRTSVRVWLRAYRENPRTGDTELTTESDFVFVAVEDGTPVEVPELSVESERGEELHQYAMENTES; translated from the coding sequence ATGCCCGCGCTCTGCGACACGTACATCGAGAACCGCCACCGCGTCCAGCCCAACCACGCCAACAACTACGAGACGGCCCACGGGGGCAACGTGATGAAGTGGATGGACGAGGACGGCGCGATGTCGGCGATGCGCTTCGCCGGCCACGCCTGCGTCACCGCGAACGTCGACGAACTCGACTTCAAGCGACCGGTGCCCGTCGGCGACACCGTGCTCGTCGAGGCGTTCGTCTACGACGCCGGGCGAACGAGCGTCCGCGTGTGGCTCCGAGCCTACCGGGAGAACCCCCGCACCGGCGACACCGAACTGACGACCGAGTCGGACTTCGTGTTCGTCGCCGTCGAGGACGGTACGCCCGTCGAGGTTCCCGAACTGTCCGTCGAGAGCGAGCGCGGGGAGGAGCTCCACCAGTACGCGATGGAGAACACCGAGAGCTGA
- a CDS encoding MarR family transcriptional regulator: MSVSEAEAELSEDERAGLELVRETGGIHQSEFWKELDISSRKGSRIIESLAEKGLVDREETIYEGHNTYHISPTARDLDFSLLMAGDMLSPFIGEEEIDGQSDAFSQWMMNLAYEE, from the coding sequence GTGAGCGTCTCCGAGGCCGAAGCGGAGCTGTCGGAGGACGAGCGCGCCGGTCTGGAACTCGTCAGAGAGACCGGCGGGATCCACCAGAGCGAGTTCTGGAAGGAACTGGACATCTCCTCGCGCAAGGGAAGCCGCATCATCGAGTCGCTCGCCGAGAAGGGGCTCGTCGACCGCGAGGAGACGATCTACGAGGGCCACAACACCTACCACATCTCGCCGACCGCTCGCGACCTGGACTTTTCGCTGCTGATGGCCGGCGACATGCTCTCACCCTTCATCGGCGAGGAGGAGATCGACGGCCAGAGCGACGCCTTCTCGCAGTGGATGATGAACCTCGCCTACGAGGAGTAG
- a CDS encoding transcriptional regulator encodes MSRTDASPAEIERERRRLDVVTQETRFALLQDLLGHPEGLPSLRELDYVNPSKSRSTIHGHLQTLIEAGIVEAATLSDDRRSRDLPYTFYGVTEAGREFLDRHDLLRAEETLQEIYDRVEKTDDIERYERAPRPER; translated from the coding sequence ATGAGCCGCACCGACGCGTCGCCCGCGGAGATCGAACGGGAACGACGGCGCCTCGACGTCGTCACCCAGGAGACTCGCTTCGCCCTGCTCCAGGACCTGCTGGGCCACCCCGAGGGGCTGCCGTCGCTGAGGGAACTCGACTACGTCAACCCCTCCAAGAGCCGGTCGACGATCCACGGCCACCTCCAGACGCTGATCGAGGCCGGGATCGTCGAGGCGGCGACGCTGTCCGACGACCGCCGGAGCCGCGACCTGCCGTACACGTTCTACGGCGTCACCGAGGCGGGCCGCGAGTTCCTCGATCGGCACGACCTGCTGCGGGCCGAGGAGACGCTCCAGGAAATCTACGATCGCGTCGAGAAGACCGACGATATCGAGCGCTACGAGCGGGCGCCCCGCCCCGAGCGCTGA
- a CDS encoding alpha/beta hydrolase, which produces MGIDADVLDVESAESTRRSVNGVDLHVVAAGSEADPLVVLLHGFPDCFYGWRHQIEPLVDAGYRVVVPDQRGYNLSDKPVGLDPYRLGRLSADIAALIESEGEASAHVVGHDWGAMVAWDLALRRPGYVDRLGILNVPHPTAFRETLRSSPRQLLRSWYAFWFQLPYLPERALARGEFSGLVDALQRTSRIDTFDDADVDRYRESWAEPGALTAMLNWYRAAARRPDEPPRDRVAAPTLIAWGEKDPALVPELAEKSARHCDDVRVERFPTRSHWVHVEAPEAINELLLEHLGE; this is translated from the coding sequence ATGGGAATCGACGCCGACGTTCTCGACGTCGAGTCGGCCGAATCGACGCGCCGATCCGTGAACGGCGTCGACCTCCACGTCGTCGCCGCCGGCAGCGAGGCCGATCCGCTGGTCGTGCTGCTGCACGGCTTTCCCGACTGCTTCTACGGGTGGCGCCACCAGATCGAGCCGCTGGTCGACGCCGGCTACAGGGTGGTGGTTCCGGACCAGCGCGGCTACAACCTGAGCGACAAGCCAGTCGGACTCGACCCCTACCGGCTCGGTCGGCTCTCGGCGGACATCGCGGCGCTGATCGAGAGCGAGGGCGAGGCGTCGGCCCACGTCGTCGGACACGACTGGGGAGCCATGGTCGCCTGGGACCTTGCGCTCCGTCGTCCCGGATACGTCGATCGACTCGGGATCCTGAACGTCCCCCATCCCACCGCTTTCCGCGAGACGCTCCGATCGAGCCCGCGCCAGTTGCTGCGGAGCTGGTACGCGTTCTGGTTCCAGCTCCCGTACCTCCCCGAGCGGGCGCTCGCCCGCGGCGAGTTTTCGGGGCTCGTCGACGCCCTGCAGCGCACCTCGCGCATCGACACGTTCGACGACGCCGACGTCGACCGCTACCGCGAGAGCTGGGCCGAACCGGGGGCGCTGACGGCGATGCTAAACTGGTACCGCGCCGCGGCCCGCCGGCCGGACGAGCCGCCCCGGGACCGCGTCGCGGCGCCGACGCTGATCGCCTGGGGCGAGAAGGACCCGGCCCTCGTACCGGAGCTCGCCGAGAAGAGCGCGCGGCACTGCGACGACGTGCGCGTCGAGCGGTTCCCGACGCGGAGCCACTGGGTTCACGTGGAGGCGCCCGAGGCCATCAACGAACTGTTGCTGGAGCACCTCGGCGAATAG
- a CDS encoding DUF3006 family protein: MTILARREFVATIVTLAGTALPFGIGGSDDDQDAGPDDRLDDADAELTGVVDRIERDLAVVLLEREEETVAQRLVQLDRLPASARDDGAVLSVRLSDGDIERLRHDAAATRRRREAARERLNELAEDAS; the protein is encoded by the coding sequence ATGACGATACTCGCACGACGCGAATTCGTCGCGACGATCGTAACGCTTGCCGGAACCGCTTTGCCGTTCGGAATCGGGGGGTCCGACGACGATCAGGACGCCGGGCCCGACGATCGGCTGGACGACGCCGACGCCGAACTGACGGGCGTCGTCGACAGGATCGAGCGCGATCTGGCGGTCGTCCTGCTCGAACGCGAGGAGGAGACGGTCGCGCAGCGACTCGTCCAGCTCGACCGACTCCCGGCGAGCGCCCGCGATGACGGGGCCGTCCTCTCGGTGCGGCTTTCGGACGGCGATATCGAGCGGTTGCGGCACGACGCCGCGGCGACTCGGCGTCGACGCGAGGCGGCCAGGGAACGACTGAACGAGCTCGCGGAAGACGCGTCGTGA
- a CDS encoding ComEC/Rec2 family competence protein, which produces MDRQSATAVVVVVALLSGCLAGVGDLSTDAEPDDTGELEVHTIDVGQADATLVVGPTGETMLIDSGHWSDDGEIVLSYLRDRGIERLDYLVTTHAHADHIGGHAEVIEYYETEAGGIGAVYDSGTVSSSETYGDYIDAVEQYNVTLYQAQEGDEIPIEGAEADVLHPTADSDLEELNENSLVVHLEHGNAGFLFTGDVGTEEERRLVDEYDDELVSTVYQVGHHGSYSSTSDALLDAASPSIAVISAPYDSPYDHPHDEPLERLAARDIDTYWTAIHGTVVFTSDGDAVQVASQTEATTDPAEFGDAEPSDADPTDPVEERGTTAPSLAGPSAQIGQIAG; this is translated from the coding sequence ATGGATCGCCAATCGGCCACCGCCGTCGTTGTCGTCGTCGCGCTGCTGTCGGGCTGTCTGGCGGGCGTCGGCGACCTGAGCACCGACGCCGAACCCGACGACACTGGGGAGCTCGAAGTCCACACGATCGACGTCGGGCAGGCCGACGCGACGCTCGTGGTCGGGCCAACCGGCGAGACGATGCTGATCGACTCGGGCCACTGGAGCGACGACGGCGAGATCGTCCTCTCGTACCTGCGGGATCGGGGGATCGAGCGACTCGACTACCTCGTGACGACGCACGCCCACGCCGACCACATCGGGGGGCACGCCGAAGTGATCGAGTACTACGAGACCGAGGCCGGGGGGATCGGCGCGGTCTACGACTCGGGGACGGTGTCGTCGTCAGAGACGTACGGGGACTACATCGACGCCGTCGAACAGTACAACGTGACCCTCTATCAGGCGCAGGAGGGCGACGAAATCCCGATCGAAGGCGCCGAGGCCGACGTGCTACATCCGACCGCCGACAGCGATCTGGAGGAGCTCAACGAGAACAGCCTCGTCGTCCATCTCGAACACGGCAACGCGGGGTTCCTGTTCACCGGCGACGTCGGCACTGAGGAAGAGCGGCGCCTCGTCGACGAGTACGACGACGAACTCGTCTCGACCGTCTACCAGGTCGGCCATCACGGGAGTTACTCGAGTACGTCTGACGCGCTGCTCGACGCCGCGAGTCCGTCGATCGCGGTGATCTCGGCTCCCTACGACTCGCCGTACGACCACCCTCACGACGAACCGCTAGAGCGGCTCGCGGCGCGAGACATCGACACCTACTGGACCGCGATCCACGGCACCGTCGTCTTCACCAGCGACGGCGACGCCGTGCAGGTCGCGAGCCAGACCGAGGCGACGACGGACCCCGCCGAGTTCGGGGACGCCGAACCGTCCGACGCCGATCCGACCGATCCGGTCGAGGAGCGGGGAACCACGGCGCCGTCGCTAGCCGGCCCCTCGGCTCAAATCGGACAGATTGCAGGATGA
- the purF gene encoding amidophosphoribosyltransferase: MTEKCGVVGVSLRDRDAARPLYYSLYALQHRGQESAGVITHDGFQQHTHVEMGLVGDAFDQDDVEGLNGSVGIGHVRYPTAGSVDSSCAQPFSVSFKSGSLGLSHNGNLVNADEIRDELANMGHAFTSDGDTEVIAHDLARNLLEEDLVRAVKRTMERIHGSYSLTIMHDDTVLGVRDPEGNRPLCIGELEDGYILASESAAIDTLDGELVRDVKPGELVVLHKDGTGFDTYQLFDREDTAHCFFEHVYFARPDSVIDEKLVYEVRRELGRQLWSESGVESDVVMPVPDSGRAFASGYAEAAQEEGEDLEFAEGLMKNRYVGRTFIMPTQDERERAVRLKLNPIKSTIEGKTVTIIDDSIVRGTTSTQLIQLLKDVGAEEVHVRIGAPQIIAPCYMGIDMATREELIASDRSTEEIREEIQADSLSYLSIDAVAEALESSRGDLCLGCVTGEYPYDIEGEETDRDVTRPEIDGASPLADD, from the coding sequence ATGACCGAGAAGTGCGGCGTCGTCGGAGTCTCGCTGCGAGACCGCGACGCCGCGCGACCGCTATACTACTCCCTGTACGCGCTCCAGCACCGCGGCCAGGAGTCGGCAGGCGTCATCACGCACGACGGCTTCCAGCAACACACCCACGTCGAGATGGGGCTGGTCGGCGACGCGTTCGATCAGGACGACGTCGAGGGGCTGAACGGCTCGGTCGGGATCGGCCACGTCCGCTACCCGACGGCGGGTAGCGTCGACTCCTCGTGCGCCCAGCCGTTCTCGGTGTCGTTCAAGAGCGGCTCGCTCGGGCTCTCCCACAACGGCAACCTCGTCAACGCCGACGAGATCCGGGACGAGCTCGCGAACATGGGCCACGCCTTCACGTCCGACGGCGACACCGAGGTGATCGCCCACGACCTCGCGCGCAACCTTCTGGAGGAGGACCTCGTGCGCGCCGTGAAGCGGACCATGGAGCGGATCCACGGCTCCTATTCGCTGACGATCATGCACGACGACACCGTGCTGGGCGTCCGCGACCCCGAGGGCAACCGGCCGCTGTGTATCGGCGAACTCGAGGACGGCTACATCCTCGCCAGCGAGAGCGCCGCCATCGACACGCTCGACGGCGAGCTCGTCCGAGACGTGAAACCCGGCGAGCTGGTCGTCCTCCACAAGGACGGGACAGGGTTCGACACGTACCAGCTGTTCGACCGCGAGGACACCGCCCACTGCTTCTTCGAGCACGTCTACTTCGCGCGCCCCGACAGCGTCATCGACGAGAAGCTGGTCTACGAGGTTCGCCGGGAGCTGGGCCGCCAGCTCTGGTCGGAGAGCGGCGTCGAGTCCGACGTCGTGATGCCGGTCCCCGACTCGGGCCGCGCGTTCGCCAGCGGCTACGCCGAGGCCGCACAGGAGGAAGGCGAGGACCTGGAGTTCGCCGAGGGGCTGATGAAAAACCGGTACGTCGGCCGAACGTTCATCATGCCCACGCAGGACGAGCGCGAGCGCGCGGTGCGCCTGAAGCTCAACCCGATCAAGAGCACGATCGAGGGCAAGACCGTCACGATCATCGACGACAGCATCGTGCGCGGGACGACCTCGACGCAGCTCATCCAGCTGCTCAAGGACGTCGGCGCCGAGGAGGTCCACGTTCGGATCGGCGCGCCGCAGATCATCGCGCCCTGCTACATGGGCATCGACATGGCGACCCGGGAGGAGCTGATCGCGTCCGACCGTTCGACCGAGGAGATCCGCGAGGAGATCCAGGCCGACAGCCTCTCGTACCTCTCGATCGACGCCGTCGCCGAGGCCCTGGAGTCCTCGCGCGGCGATCTCTGTCTGGGCTGTGTCACCGGCGAGTACCCCTACGACATCGAGGGGGAGGAAACCGACCGCGACGTCACCCGTCCGGAGATCGACGGTGCGTCGCCGCTGGCCGACGACTGA
- a CDS encoding 50S ribosomal protein L37e produces MTGAGTPSQGKKNKTTHVKCRRCGEKSYHVKKKKCSSCGFGKSAKRRDYEWQSKAGE; encoded by the coding sequence ATGACTGGTGCAGGAACGCCGAGCCAAGGGAAGAAGAACAAGACGACTCACGTGAAGTGCCGCCGCTGTGGCGAGAAGTCCTACCACGTGAAGAAAAAGAAGTGCTCGTCGTGCGGCTTCGGCAAGTCCGCCAAGCGCCGCGACTACGAGTGGCAGTCGAAGGCCGGCGAGTAA
- a CDS encoding LSM domain-containing protein, with amino-acid sequence MSGRPLDVLEASLGDDVQVQLKGGEIFEGTLAGYDQHMNLVLEDAVEGPASDTPETVSEEESVEDTTIIRGDNVVSINP; translated from the coding sequence ATGAGCGGACGACCGCTGGACGTGCTCGAGGCGTCACTCGGCGACGACGTACAGGTGCAGCTCAAGGGGGGCGAAATCTTCGAGGGAACCCTCGCCGGCTACGACCAGCACATGAATCTCGTGCTGGAGGACGCCGTCGAAGGGCCCGCGAGCGACACGCCCGAGACCGTCTCCGAGGAGGAGTCGGTCGAAGACACAACCATTATACGCGGCGATAACGTCGTTTCGATCAATCCATGA
- a CDS encoding M20/M25/M40 family metallo-hydrolase, producing MDDRQREFLDDLLTTASPSGYETAAQRAWIDYVSEFADDVQTDEYGNAVAVLEGGDPTVAVAGHADEIGFIVRQIDDDGFVHLGRIGGSDKSVSKGQHVTIHGADGPVSGVVGQTAIHLREDDDGYDDVREQHVDIGVADGEAARELVEVGDPITVSTTIEDLAGDRLAARGVDNRVGVWTAAEALRRAAERDVDATVCAVSTVQEEVGLQGARMVGFDLAPDAVVAVDVTHAVDYPGAPNDRTGDVSLGEGPVVTRGSANHPVVVDAVREAAEAEDVDVQLEAAGIRTGTDADAFYVQQGGIPSLNLGLPNRYMHTPVEVIDATDLDAAAELFAGFAELAGEYEDFAVDVE from the coding sequence ATGGACGACCGACAGCGCGAGTTCCTCGACGACCTGCTGACGACCGCGAGCCCCTCGGGCTACGAGACCGCCGCCCAGCGCGCCTGGATCGACTACGTCTCGGAGTTCGCGGACGACGTGCAGACCGACGAGTACGGCAACGCCGTCGCGGTGCTTGAGGGCGGCGACCCGACGGTCGCGGTCGCGGGTCACGCCGACGAGATCGGCTTCATCGTCCGGCAGATCGACGACGACGGGTTCGTCCACCTCGGGCGGATCGGCGGCTCGGACAAGTCCGTCTCGAAGGGCCAGCACGTCACGATCCACGGCGCCGACGGGCCGGTCAGCGGCGTCGTCGGCCAGACCGCGATCCACCTCCGCGAGGACGACGACGGGTACGACGACGTGCGCGAGCAACACGTCGACATCGGCGTCGCGGACGGCGAAGCGGCCCGCGAGCTCGTCGAGGTCGGCGATCCGATCACCGTTTCGACGACCATCGAGGACCTGGCGGGCGATCGACTCGCCGCTCGCGGCGTCGACAACCGCGTCGGCGTCTGGACCGCCGCCGAGGCGTTGCGCCGAGCGGCCGAGCGAGACGTCGACGCGACGGTCTGCGCCGTGAGCACCGTTCAGGAGGAGGTCGGCCTCCAGGGCGCGCGCATGGTCGGGTTCGACCTCGCGCCGGACGCCGTCGTGGCGGTCGACGTGACCCACGCCGTCGACTACCCCGGCGCGCCGAACGACCGGACGGGCGACGTCTCGCTGGGCGAGGGGCCGGTCGTCACGCGCGGCAGCGCGAACCACCCGGTCGTCGTCGACGCCGTTCGTGAAGCCGCCGAAGCGGAGGACGTCGACGTCCAACTCGAAGCCGCGGGCATCCGAACCGGCACGGACGCCGACGCGTTCTACGTCCAGCAGGGCGGGATTCCGTCGCTCAACCTCGGGCTGCCGAACCGCTACATGCACACGCCGGTCGAGGTGATCGACGCGACCGATCTCGACGCCGCCGCCGAACTGTTCGCCGGGTTCGCGGAGCTGGCCGGCGAGTACGAGGACTTCGCGGTCGACGTCGAGTAG